The Coriobacteriia bacterium nucleotide sequence TCTCACCCGCACGCACCCGCAACCCCGCGTCGGGCGGCTACATCATCACGCTCGACGCGATCGACGCGAACGGACGCTGACGAAGACGCGCTACAGGTAGTCCGAGGCGTGCACGCCGATCAGATCGGTCGGGATGACGTCGACGATCGCCCGCTCGTCCTCGACGAGGTCGACATCGATCGCGGGACGCATCTCGGTCCCGTCCGGGCACAGGATGAGGCGGATGCAGGGACGCAGAGGGTCCGGTCCCGGCTCCCTGACGATCCCCACCGAGTGGTCCGCGAGACGCACCGCGCTGCCCACCGGTATCACGCCGAGGGCCTGCACGAACATCCGGGTCATCACCGGGTCGAGCGGCCCGCCCGACGCTTCGCGCAACAGCTGGGCGACCGCCTCGTCCGGACGCAACGCGGGCCCGGTGGCCGGCCTGGTAAGACCGTCGTAGCGGTCGACGACGGCGACGATGCGGCTGTACGGATGCGTGGCGTAGCCCGAGTCGCGCTCGGGAAAGCCCGAGCCGTCCGCTCCCATGTGGTGCTCGTACGCCACGATCATCGAGAAGCAGTCCGCGTCCGACACCGAGCCCAGCGCCCGCGCGCCGGCGATGGGATGGGCCGCGCGCAACGCGTCGGCGTCTCCCTCGATAGGAAGGGTCATCCCCGCGTCGTGCAGCAAGGCGGCGAGCCCGAGGGAGAGCAGGGCGTGGTCGGGCAGTTCGAGCACCCTGCCGAGGACGAGGGCGTGCAGCATGACGCCGACCGCGTGGAACCTCGAGCGCTCGCCGTGACCCGTCATCCCCGCGAGCGCGATGATCGCGTACAGGTCCTCGGTGACGCGCTCGATGAGCTCGGCGAGGGTGCGCATCGCCACGAGCGGCTCCATGTGGGTCCCCTCGCCGGTCGCGGCGACGACGTCCTTGAGCCCGGCGAGAGCGTGACGGTAGAGTGCGCGGTCGGCCTCGCGACGACGGTCGCGCTCCTCGGCCTCGGCGGACGAGTTGTCCTCGAGCTCCGAGACCGTCACCGCCTGGACGCCGCGCTCCTCCATCTCGACCTGCACCTGCAGTTCCGGCGACGGCCGGAGGCTCAGGACCTCGCTGATCCCGATCGCGTCGACCTGGCCGAACCCGATGTGGAACGTCAGGCTCTCGATGCGACGGACTTCCATCGCCTCGGCGAGTGCCTTCGCGGCGGGGCTCGCATCGGTGACGACGTCGCTGCCTTCGTAGAGGCGCCCGTTGCGGATGTTCAGCGAGAGCGGCCGCACGTCGACCGACTCCGTCACGGCCGCGACGAGGTCGGCCAACGCCTCCCGGTGCGTGGGATGCTCCGGCGGGTACAGGCGCACGGCCCTTCGCGCGGGAGCGAGCGCGTTCGCTATCTGGAGGGCGCCCATCTAACCCAGCCCCTTCGCTTTCCTTGCGTCGAGCGCCTCGCGAGCGAGCCGCTTCATCTCGACGTGCCACCCCTTGCGCATGAACGCGCGCTGGTCCGCGATCCGCGTGAGCGCCTCGTCCACCGCTTTCGAGGTGGAGCTCACGAGCAGCGCGATGATGTAGCGCGCCGCGGGAAGGTCCTTCTCGCCCTCGAACTCGCCCAGACGGGTCGCGAGCATCTCGACGGCGCCCGGTTCCTCGGCGTGGGCCAGCACGCGCGCACTGACGACGGCGACCGCATAGGACTCGTCACGGAGCAGCTTCGGCATGAACTGGAAAAGCACCTGGCCGCCGGCCTCGCCGATGCCCCGCGCCGTCTCCGAGCGGACACGGTCCTCGGGCCGGGCGACGAGTTGCGCGAGCGCCTGCATGCACCACGGCCCGCCGTCGCGGGCGAACAGCTCCGCGAGCCGGGCTGCATGGCGCGAGTCCACGCGCGGGGCCTCCGGCGCGAGGAGTTCGGGAAGGCGTCTGCCGAGCACCGCCTCGGCGGCGGTCATCGCGTCCTCGGCCTCGGAGGCGAGCGCGGCGGTGGCGACACCGCTCGTGGCCTTCTCGCCACCTAGCGTGACGAGCTCCTTGGCGTATTCGACCGCCTGATCGTCGGTGGAGTACAGCGCCAACAGCGCGGACATCGAGCGCGTGCCGCATGCCTCCTCGATCGCGGCTTCGAGGCGGACGTGCAGGTCCGGCCAGGGCTTCCCCGACGTGAGCGAGAGCCGCGCTATCTCCCTGACGACCGTCATGGCGAGTCGCCCGTCCCCGACCTCGAACAGATGCGGGACACTCGAGGCGAGCGCCTCGAGGACGTGGCAGTACGGCTCGAAGTCGTCCGCTGTCTCCAGGAGGCGCATGACCGTGGCGACGCCCTCGGGATCGAGCCGGTGGCGCGCCGAGATCAGCGCCTCGACGGCCGCCAGCTGCTGCGCCGGCACCCGAGCGCTCTCCAACACGGAGCGGTAGATGGGCCTCACGTCCACGAGAGGCGGTTCGGGCGCCGTCTCACGGCGCACACCGATCATCCTCTCGAGGAAGAGTGTCTCGGTCTCGCCCACGTCGGCGGCGCTCAGCGCCGCCTCGGTCTCGCGCAGGAGCTCCCCGGCTCGCTCGCCCACCGGGAGCTTGGTGAGCGCGTACGAGAGCGACATCAGGTTCGTCCCGTA carries:
- a CDS encoding HD domain-containing phosphohydrolase, which produces MGALQIANALAPARRAVRLYPPEHPTHREALADLVAAVTESVDVRPLSLNIRNGRLYEGSDVVTDASPAAKALAEAMEVRRIESLTFHIGFGQVDAIGISEVLSLRPSPELQVQVEMEERGVQAVTVSELEDNSSAEAEERDRRREADRALYRHALAGLKDVVAATGEGTHMEPLVAMRTLAELIERVTEDLYAIIALAGMTGHGERSRFHAVGVMLHALVLGRVLELPDHALLSLGLAALLHDAGMTLPIEGDADALRAAHPIAGARALGSVSDADCFSMIVAYEHHMGADGSGFPERDSGYATHPYSRIVAVVDRYDGLTRPATGPALRPDEAVAQLLREASGGPLDPVMTRMFVQALGVIPVGSAVRLADHSVGIVREPGPDPLRPCIRLILCPDGTEMRPAIDVDLVEDERAIVDVIPTDLIGVHASDYL